One Deinococcus hopiensis KR-140 genomic window, CCACGTCAAAGTGCATCCCCCCCGGGTACTGGCCCCCTGTCGTGTTGGCGTTGCTGTTGTGGTCGTGCCAGGGAAAGGTTCCGTCCCGCCCCTTCACCAGCACGTCATACCGCTCTCCCGGCAGGATGGGCAGGGTGTCGGCCATATACGGAACGCTCAGGTCGTGCCCGTCTTTGGCGGTCACCAGAAAGCTGGTGCCATGCAGATGCAGACTGTGGGGCTGCGCGCCCACGTTCAGGAGGCGCACGAGGTGCGTCTCACCCGCCAGAATCTTCAGGGGCGGGATGAAGGGAAAGGCCCTGCCGTTGACCAGAAACTCGTCGTACTGGGGCTGGTAGGGGAGTTTGGCGGCGTCATGGTGGCTGTCCCACTCGTCGAGGATCAGGGTGTGGTCTTGCGACCACACCGGCTTGTGGTCCGGGTCCTCCACGATCAGGGCGCCGTACATGCCCATGTCGAGGTGGACGTTGGTCTGGAAGTGGCAGTGGTAGGCGAAGGTGCCCGCTTCGGTGGCGACGAACTCGTAGGTGAAGGACTGCCCGGGCAATACCTCGCCGCTGAGGTGGGGCACACCGTCCATTTCCTGCGCGAGGGAGGTGATGCCGTGCAGGTGCAGGGCGTGCGGTTGGTCGTGGGTGTTCACCAGGGTGACGCGCACCCGCTCGCCGACCTTGACGCGGAGTTCGGGCCCGGGGACGGTGGCGGCTTGACCCGGGAAGCCGAAGGCCCACGCCTCCACCCTGACGCCAGGCGCGATCTCGGTCTGAATGCGGTGGACTTCCAGGGTAAACGCGTGCACGCCCCGAGTGGCCTGCGAGAGCGGAACAGTACCCTCATGGCGGGCGAGGAACTGCCGCACGATCTGCGCGCGGAGGTTTACGACAGGTGCCGGTGACGCGGTTGTGCCGCGCGCAAGCGTGGCACCGAACGTCAGGCTGCCCAGCAGGCAAGCCCACGCAAGGCGGCGGGAGGGCAGACGAGGTTTGAACATGGTGGGCTCCTTTGCAGGTGAGAAAAACTTCCTGGGCGCTGGCAGCGTAGGGGGGACAGCGTGACTGCACCCTGATTCCCGAGGCTGTCGACCTGGCCGGTCTGGAGGCCGCACTGCGGGTACCGCTCCTTTCAACGGCAATCACCCGCGAATCAGGCCGCAGCCGTCCATCTCCCCCAGCGGCCAGATGTGACGGTTACGCAAACCGCACGGGATCTGGGAACCGGCATCTCTACCCTGCAGCGTTGGGTTCGAGAAGCCGGTCAGGAAGGTGATGCCGCATTTCCCAGGCTCGGGCGTCAGAACCTGAGGCCCGAGAAAAGATTCAACGGCTGCGCAAAGAGAACGAGATCCTACGTGAGGAACGGGAAATCCTAGATAGGTTTCGTAGGCGGGACGTCAAGCTCTGCCTGACGTCGGGCCAGCTCGGCCATGCGGGGAAAGAAAGCTGTCCTGGTACGGTTGGCCGGACCGTACAACTGCCGGGCCAATACGCAGCAGTTTGCGTCCAGGGCGATCAAAGCCACCTGAGGTGGTTTTCCTTTCTCCTGCAAGCCGGGAGAGTAGGTGCGTAAGCGGCTGCGTGACTTCGAGGCTCCAAGGGCAGAAAGATGAGCGATCCGCCGCAGCCGAGTATTCCCCGTTTTGGAGATCCTGCCTCGACCCGGACGCGCACCCGACTGTCGGGGCGCGGGTGCCATGCCAGCTGCTGCTGAAATCTCCCGTCCTGCGCCGATCTGCGCGAAGCCCTCGGTTTACGCAAGCACCGTGAGTGCCGAGATCAATGCAGATCCAGGGACGCTGAGCAGCAACTGAAGTTGCTGCGCCAAGCTGGCATCCTGTTCTACCCGCGCCTTCAGCGCCTGTTCAACTTCATCAACCTGGCGCTGCAGTTCCAAACGCTGCTGAGACGAAGAATCGCGATAGGCGAGGCGTGCTGAGCGTCTTTTAAGGCCATGAGGTGGGTGTCCTCCTGGGTCCGTTGCGCCAACACAGCTTCTCGTTCCGGCGTCAACTGCTTGGGCTCGGCCCTCACCCGAGCTGGAGGGGTCCGGGCTGGTGGCTGCGTCACACCCCCGTACTGCGCGGTGATCTCCGCATCCACGGCATCGGTCTTCCCGCACCTCAAGGCTGACCTGGCAAAGTACTTGATCTGCACAGGGTTAACGGCGCTGACCCGCAGACCAAATCGGTGGAAATGGTGAGCTGGCCGCTCGCAGGGCACATTGGTCGCTTCCATCACCACATGGACTTGCTTTCCATTCGCCTGCTTCACAACCCAGTTTGCCATTTGCTCCAATCCTGCAGCTGGGGAGGGAACAGCAGAATATATAAAGGAAGAAGATGGGGGTTTTTTCCCACCTCCTTCCCGGGTCACTGAAAATGGTTCACCTCAGCCGCGGCAAAGTTACCTTGTGGTCCAACACCTCCGACAACTTCAGAAGAGTGGACCAAACCTCAACGAAAGGAGGAGTTCCAAGATCCATCCGAGGAAAACGCAGCTTGCATTTGCTCCGTCTACGACCCGGCTCTGAACCACTTTGCCCTTCGCGGGAGGCCTTCGCCTCCTGGCCGACCAGCAACGCTCGCTCGACTTCCACCCGCCGAGGACCGGCAAGCCAGGCACGTTGACGCAGGCCGCGCTTCAGAACGGCGTGGCCACACCCCCCCAATGCAGGACAGACCCCCCGTCCCGTCATCCTGCAATCATCCTCGGTCGCTTAGGGTGGGTCCTATGAGCCCCTCGTCTGTCCTTTCCTCTTGCCCCAGCACCTCGCTGCCGGACTTCCAGGCAGAGGGAATGAGCATGGGCCACGTTCAGGGCCCCCAGCCCGTCCTCCTGCCGACCTCCAGGAACGCCCCGGTTTCCGATACCCACTGTCCCGGCTCACCGCGTACGCAACCGGTCGAAGCCATCGTGCGCGAACTTCTCGGTGAACTCGGAACCTATGACGAGACATCCCTGTACCACAGCGTCCGGGTGGCCCGTCTGGCCCGCACACTGGGTCGGGCGCTCAACCTGACGCCGGTCCAGCGGCAGGAGTTGCACTGGGGTGCGCTGTTACATGACATCGGCAAATTGGCCGTGCCCAGGTTGGTCCTGAACAAACCTTGCGCATTGACCAGCGAGGAACGCGCCTGGGTGGACCTGCACGCTTCCGCCGGGGCGGAACTGCTCGCTGGTTATGCTGTCTTCCCCCACGCCGTCGTCAGCATCGCCCGCCACCACCACGACGCCTGGAAGAATGCAGGGGCAGCGCTCCCCCTGCTCACGAAGATTGTGGCAGTCGCTGACGTGTACGACGCCCTCACCTCAGAGCGCCCCTATAAACCCGCCTGGACGCCAGCCGCTGCTTTTGCCGAACTTCAACGTCAGGCAGGCCAAGGGATTGATCCCCAGCTGGTGACCGCATTCGCCGAAGCAATCCGAGCCTGCCCGGACTTCGAATCCAGCCTGTAGCGCGGGAAAGGGGAAGCGGATTCGCCGTCCCACCCGTTCGTCACTCCCCTTAGAGACCGGTTGAGCAGCGCAGGCCGGTGAGGGGTCACGGGACACACCATTCATTTTCCTGGACCTCCTGTACGGCGAATGGCTCTGGAAGCGTACACAAAGACGCATACGTGATTAAAGTGAGTCTAAGACGTGCTTAATCCAGAGAAAGAGGGTTAACGCCGACTACCCTTCAAAACGCGGGCCAAGGTGTGCCATGAGGTCGGGGAGGGATGCAAAAGGAGGTTCTGGAAGGGATCCAGGCCTTACCGAAACACGGACACCGCACGGTGTCCGTGTGCTTTGCGTTTGATGCCTTGTTGTGCTTCCTGAACGTGCCCGGTGAGGCAACGCCACAGCGACGACGGTCAGCAGCGTCGTGACGCGCTCTGGTCGGGTGAGCCCGGTGTCCTCCAGGTTGAAGCCTCTGGCGTTCAGTGCGGCCTGTAGGTTCTCGGTCTACCAGCGCTGTGCCCAGGTGTCTAAGGTTCGGTCCGGCGTGCCCGCGATGCGCCAGGTACAACATCTCACCAGCAGCGTTTTTCGTTGCTGCAACGCGGAGAGAGACGCCATAGACCTTGACCGGACGGTGCCAGACACGGACTTCCCCTGGTTACACGTTCCTGAATGCGGCGGATACGGGCAAGCCGTACCCACCTCCTGTGGCTCGAGCGGGAAGGCGGATACAGGGGGCAATCCCTTGCTGCTCCAGGA contains:
- a CDS encoding multicopper oxidase family protein, with protein sequence MFKPRLPSRRLAWACLLGSLTFGATLARGTTASPAPVVNLRAQIVRQFLARHEGTVPLSQATRGVHAFTLEVHRIQTEIAPGVRVEAWAFGFPGQAATVPGPELRVKVGERVRVTLVNTHDQPHALHLHGITSLAQEMDGVPHLSGEVLPGQSFTYEFVATEAGTFAYHCHFQTNVHLDMGMYGALIVEDPDHKPVWSQDHTLILDEWDSHHDAAKLPYQPQYDEFLVNGRAFPFIPPLKILAGETHLVRLLNVGAQPHSLHLHGTSFLVTAKDGHDLSVPYMADTLPILPGERYDVLVKGRDGTFPWHDHNSNANTTGGQYPGGMHFDVEGSPALRADGTPAPIQAHDHGHRDMSGMGSMDVSSTTASSVVTISNFEFNPEAVHIKAGGSVTWENHDAVAHEVVVTLGGQEVHRELPPHGQVTLTFPRTGTFAYHCLPHPFMTGTVAVE
- a CDS encoding transposase, with the translated sequence MGAGREISAAAGMAPAPRQSGARPGRGRISKTGNTRLRRIAHLSALGASKSRSRLRTYSPGLQEKGKPPQVALIALDANCCVLARQLYGPANRTRTAFFPRMAELARRQAELDVPPTKPI
- a CDS encoding IS110 family transposase → MTREGGGKKPPSSSFIYSAVPSPAAGLEQMANWVVKQANGKQVHVVMEATNVPCERPAHHFHRFGLRVSAVNPVQIKYFARSALRCGKTDAVDAEITAQYGGVTQPPARTPPARVRAEPKQLTPEREAVLAQRTQEDTHLMALKDAQHASPIAILRLSSVWNCSARLMKLNRR
- a CDS encoding HD-GYP domain-containing protein, whose product is MSPSSVLSSCPSTSLPDFQAEGMSMGHVQGPQPVLLPTSRNAPVSDTHCPGSPRTQPVEAIVRELLGELGTYDETSLYHSVRVARLARTLGRALNLTPVQRQELHWGALLHDIGKLAVPRLVLNKPCALTSEERAWVDLHASAGAELLAGYAVFPHAVVSIARHHHDAWKNAGAALPLLTKIVAVADVYDALTSERPYKPAWTPAAAFAELQRQAGQGIDPQLVTAFAEAIRACPDFESSL